The following is a genomic window from Planococcus sp. MSAK28401.
CTGAATGGAAATGTTCAATAGACTCATTAAGAGGAAAATTGGGCGCTTCCAATAAGTCGTATAATCTCTACGGCAACTTTAAAAATAAGATATTGCTTCCTGCAATTAAAGAATTAAACGAGCAAACAGATCTATTAATTCAGTACAAAGAAATCAAAAAAGGTAGAAAAGTCGATGCTATTGAATTTACTATTCGTCATGTCCCAGAAAAGAAAATTAAAGTCCCTCATCTTGAAAATATTTCTGAATCCGTTGAAGAATTGAGTGAAATGGATAGGCTACGTATCCGAGTGAACGAACTCGCAGAGGGCTATCAATTCGATACCGCCTTTTTTGCGCAGCTGCATCAAGGCGCATCCCTAATCTGGAAAGATGATGCCGAACAGGAATTGGAATTCTTGATTCGCTATGTCAACGAAGAAAAGAGCGTAAAGAATCCACTCGGGTTTATCAAATCCAAAATCACTTCCGCCTGGGAAATCCACGAAGCTGGCGGCCGGATTACATTTGCGGATCTGCAGCCGGTGAAAGAACGCTGGGCCGGACGCGAAGAAAAACTTCCGGATTGGTTCACCTCTAAAGATGAA
Proteins encoded in this region:
- a CDS encoding replication initiation protein — protein: MNQNYVVTQGNNLIEARHKKPLTAREQKIILTMVSMIEPTDGDFKDYIISVRDFHEMLGLEGREHYTEIKKIVESLMTKVVEIPLEDKGWLMTHWVSTARYVDGSGVIQIRFAPELKPYLLQLKDTFTSYKLNNILSLKSVYAIRLYELMKKWQTVAEWKCSIDSLRGKLGASNKSYNLYGNFKNKILLPAIKELNEQTDLLIQYKEIKKGRKVDAIEFTIRHVPEKKIKVPHLENISESVEELSEMDRLRIRVNELAEGYQFDTAFFAQLHQGASLIWKDDAEQELEFLIRYVNEEKSVKNPLGFIKSKITSAWEIHEAGGRITFADLQPVKERWAGREEKLPDWFTSKDEPVEPSESDPELAKEKEKLLKKLAEKKKRPQEDASPS